Proteins encoded within one genomic window of Mycolicibacterium aubagnense:
- a CDS encoding ABC1 kinase family protein: MTGNVPRGRIRRTMPVAGFTARAAGGRMVAALREKAGNAGAVERFHERTAEQYAELLGHSKGVLMKAGQLMSMVDANAIGAGELSPYQRALTRLQADAPPMESALARQVAEDDLGRPISAVFASFSDEPIAAASIGQVHRAVLHDGRDVAVKIQYPGVAQAIRDDLSNTELLATMFRFAAGAASTIGTILPDVAPIAAEISERISEEIDYRREAAHITAFSELWRDHPHIRVPELVGEASGDRVLTMTYLDGLDWAAAQDADQELKDAWAEVITRFIAGSYRHGNLFHADPHPGNYRFGLDGTVGFVDFGCVKVLTEAQRRLIVRMMRSAVDGRKHDLRAIMIESGFFTADSVLTADDAYQWYEGIIYEILAPQPATYTEETSRRAIASFLDVRDADHPMRHITVPPDLVFFSRLNLSMNAIFTALRATFHARAAVDDMDGAAAPITDLGQAHVAWVRQRGLPFGMDAHVYQ; this comes from the coding sequence ATGACCGGGAATGTGCCGCGCGGACGTATCCGCCGCACCATGCCGGTCGCCGGCTTCACCGCACGCGCCGCGGGTGGACGGATGGTCGCGGCCCTGAGGGAGAAGGCCGGCAACGCCGGCGCCGTCGAGCGTTTCCACGAGCGCACCGCCGAGCAGTACGCCGAACTTCTGGGTCACTCCAAGGGCGTGTTGATGAAAGCCGGCCAGTTGATGTCCATGGTCGACGCCAATGCCATTGGCGCCGGCGAACTCTCGCCGTACCAGCGGGCGCTCACCCGGCTGCAGGCCGACGCGCCGCCGATGGAGTCGGCCCTGGCCCGGCAGGTCGCCGAGGACGATCTCGGGCGCCCGATCTCGGCGGTGTTCGCGTCGTTCTCCGACGAACCGATCGCCGCGGCGTCCATCGGACAGGTCCACCGGGCCGTCCTGCACGACGGCCGCGACGTCGCGGTGAAAATCCAGTATCCCGGTGTGGCACAGGCCATTCGCGATGACCTGTCGAACACCGAACTGCTGGCGACGATGTTCCGGTTCGCAGCCGGTGCGGCGAGCACGATCGGCACCATACTGCCGGACGTCGCACCCATCGCCGCCGAGATTTCCGAACGCATCTCCGAGGAGATCGACTATCGCCGGGAAGCCGCCCACATCACCGCGTTCAGCGAGCTGTGGCGCGATCACCCGCACATCCGGGTGCCCGAGCTGGTCGGCGAGGCATCCGGCGACCGCGTCCTCACCATGACATACCTCGATGGATTAGACTGGGCCGCAGCACAAGACGCCGACCAGGAACTGAAGGACGCTTGGGCCGAGGTGATCACCCGATTCATTGCGGGCTCATATCGGCACGGCAATCTGTTCCACGCCGACCCGCACCCGGGTAACTATCGATTCGGCCTCGACGGCACAGTCGGCTTCGTCGATTTCGGCTGCGTGAAGGTGCTCACCGAAGCTCAGCGCCGGCTGATCGTGCGCATGATGCGGTCCGCCGTCGACGGACGTAAACACGACCTCCGGGCAATCATGATCGAAAGTGGCTTCTTCACAGCCGATTCCGTGTTGACAGCAGACGACGCGTACCAGTGGTATGAGGGCATCATCTACGAGATCCTGGCGCCTCAACCGGCGACCTACACCGAAGAGACGTCGCGGCGCGCGATCGCGTCATTCCTTGATGTACGAGACGCCGATCATCCGATGCGGCACATCACGGTGCCGCCCGACCTCGTCTTCTTCTCCCGGCTGAACCTATCGATGAATGCCATCTTCACCGCGCTGCGCGCGACGTTCCATGCCCGCGCCGCGGTGGACGACATGGATGGTGCCGCCGCACCGATTACCGACCTCGGCCAGGCACACGTTGCGTGGGTTCGCCAGCGCGGGTTGCCCTTTGGAATGGACGCCCATGTCTATCAATGA
- a CDS encoding thiol-disulfide oxidoreductase DCC family protein, which produces MDGVLFFDGKCGMCTRARNALLRMNRTGRLRTEPLQKPGTAERLGVAPEHLMESVWWLDSSGEVFGAAKAANAALSAALGTRLPLWVYGVPGVGAVQEHVYRWVATHRYRFRGVTPWCESAPSECVSA; this is translated from the coding sequence ATGGACGGTGTGCTGTTCTTCGACGGCAAGTGTGGGATGTGTACCCGCGCGCGTAACGCGCTGCTGCGAATGAACCGGACTGGTCGGCTCCGCACCGAACCGCTGCAGAAACCCGGCACCGCCGAGCGCCTTGGCGTGGCACCGGAACACCTCATGGAGTCGGTGTGGTGGCTGGACTCCTCGGGCGAAGTGTTCGGCGCGGCAAAGGCGGCCAACGCGGCGTTGTCCGCGGCGCTCGGCACTCGATTGCCGTTGTGGGTCTACGGCGTTCCAGGAGTCGGTGCGGTGCAGGAGCACGTCTACCGGTGGGTGGCGACGCACCGTTACCGCTTCCGCGGCGTCACGCCGTGGTGCGAATCCGCACCGTCGGAATGTGTTTCAGCGTAG
- a CDS encoding cytochrome P450 codes for MSINDVAAARLPWDAADPYPFYEARRRAGDIVWDNVAQGWLVLGYDAARQVLGGSDWTSDPLANPVARASMTMMAPEFAKASMLFTDGADHDRLRGAVRDAFTRSTIAGLTEGVETIATEVIAQAPTGEPFDFMSQIALPLPIAVVGEWLDLDPGHAASLRELSPSIIRMLGTLADPVEVAEGFGAAAALMAEFLPLAADRRAHPGDDLFSFIATDPELSLDDVVVTAILIAVAGHETTANLLGTGLIRLVGEQIETVDGAVITELLRLDGPVQSTVRTATENHRLAGVDIAAGDSVVVAVAAANRDPSVFDEPDRFRLGRTGPAPLAFGYGAHYCLGSALAQLELTVALREVVARQPTVSGPVAWRDTPAIRGPQTLPVVFN; via the coding sequence ATGTCTATCAATGACGTCGCAGCAGCCCGGCTGCCGTGGGACGCCGCTGACCCCTACCCGTTCTACGAGGCCCGGCGGCGCGCCGGAGATATCGTGTGGGACAACGTCGCCCAAGGTTGGCTGGTGCTCGGCTACGACGCGGCCCGACAGGTACTCGGCGGGTCCGACTGGACCAGCGATCCGCTGGCGAACCCGGTGGCACGCGCTTCCATGACCATGATGGCGCCGGAATTCGCCAAGGCCTCAATGCTTTTCACCGACGGCGCCGACCACGACCGCCTGCGCGGCGCGGTGCGGGACGCGTTCACGCGCAGCACGATTGCCGGATTGACCGAGGGCGTGGAGACGATTGCCACCGAGGTCATCGCGCAGGCGCCCACCGGTGAGCCGTTCGATTTCATGTCGCAGATCGCGCTGCCGTTGCCGATCGCGGTGGTCGGTGAGTGGCTTGATCTCGACCCGGGCCACGCGGCGTCGCTGCGCGAGCTGTCGCCGTCGATCATCCGCATGCTGGGCACCCTGGCCGATCCCGTCGAGGTGGCCGAGGGGTTCGGTGCCGCCGCCGCATTGATGGCGGAGTTCCTGCCACTTGCCGCCGATCGGCGGGCCCATCCCGGCGACGACCTGTTCAGCTTCATCGCCACCGATCCCGAACTGTCTCTCGATGATGTCGTGGTGACGGCCATCCTGATCGCGGTCGCCGGGCACGAGACCACGGCGAATCTCCTTGGCACAGGGCTGATTCGACTGGTCGGGGAACAGATCGAAACCGTCGACGGAGCCGTGATCACCGAGCTGCTGCGGCTCGACGGACCGGTGCAGTCGACGGTCCGGACCGCTACCGAGAACCACCGGCTGGCCGGCGTCGACATCGCCGCCGGAGACAGCGTTGTCGTCGCGGTGGCGGCCGCCAACCGCGACCCGTCGGTGTTCGACGAGCCCGACCGGTTCCGGTTGGGCCGCACCGGCCCCGCTCCCCTGGCCTTCGGTTACGGGGCCCACTACTGCCTGGGTTCAGCCCTGGCCCAACTGGAGTTGACGGTCGCGCTGCGGGAAGTCGTTGCCCGCCAACCTACTGTCAGTGGCCCTGTTGCCTGGCGTGATACCCCGGCCATTCGGGGGCCACAGACCTTGCCGGTGGTGTTCAACTGA